In Phalacrocorax carbo chromosome 1, bPhaCar2.1, whole genome shotgun sequence, the genomic stretch GGGCCGCACCAcggcggggtgccggggggggcgcGCGTTTTTTACCCCCCGGACTGCGCCGGGACGCCCCCCCGGACGCCCCACTCGGGAACGGCGACGCGTCGCGAGCGACGTATCGCCGTTCCCGAGTCCGCCGTTCCGGGGGGGGTGCCCAGCGTGGGGGTCCGTGGGGGGGAGAGCAGGACCCACCCCCCCAACAGGAATGGTCGGGTCCGGGCTGTGGCTCTGCagtggggggggctccgggcgCGCCTCCTGCATCCCGGGGTACCCGGCTGTCGCCACAGCAACCACATCCCGCCCCGCTCTGCCCCCTTCTCAGTGAGGGGGGGTGTCCTGGCTGGGGGACCCCAAagtgtgcgggggggggggtgcagtGTGCCTTGGGGGGGCTGGCACGCGTGCCGCCTgtcccacccccacacacacaccttgTGTGGACACAGGTGGGGCAGAGACCACTCGCGGCTTAAACGTGGGgtgccgccggccccgggggtgcaggggggcgGCACCCCCCCGCAGTGACATGGGGGATATGGACACGCCCCACCTGCGCAGGGTGTGCACGCGCTCCCGCCTGCACacgcgtgtgtgtgtccccatgCCTTCTGTTGCCCTCGGGGGACGCCCCCCCCCCGAGGATCCCCCAGGGCCACCGTCCCCCGCCCGTGCGCCACGCGCCCCGGCACACGCCCGGCACACGCCGGCTCACCTGCCCGTGGGACCCATCCCGCTGCGGCACCAGGCCCCGGGtgggcggcgggagggacggggggGTCCGGCAGGGTGTCCCCGCGGCCGGGTCTGGCCGCGTCCCGCGGTACTGCTGGGTGCTGGGCGTGGGAAAGGCGCCGGAAGGTGGGCGGTGGCCGTGGACGCTGCGGGCGTGGGGGCCCCGGGGTGCACACGCACACCCACGTGCGAGCGCACGCGCGGCCATGGTGCAGGGCCGGCTCACGCCGGGTGCGGTGGCCGTGGGTGCGGTGGCCGTGGGTGCGgtggccctggggggggggggggggggggctgtcccCAGCCGCGTGGCGGAGCCAGCCAGGCGGCATTCCTGCCTCACCCCATCGCCATCGGCCAGGGCCGTGCCAGGGTCGCACCGCAGCCACAGCCACGGTGGTGGCTGAGTGAGGCCCGGGGGGGGGTGACCGGGGCGAAgtcacaccccccccccccggccaccctgcctgccctccacGGCATCGTGACGGGGGCTGCGGTGGCCAGCGACGGCCATGGGTGATGATGGTCCTGACTCCAGCAAGGCTGTTGACGCCACCTCCCACCATCCTCCTGTTCAAGGCAGGATATTATGGTTTGGAGGGCTGGACAGCCGGGGTGGGGACAAAACCAGGTTGGAGGGCTGGGCTCAGAGGGTGGTGGCTTATGCTCTGCCTGGAGGCAGGTCACAAGTGGAGCACCACAAGGACCAGCCCCAGGACCTCTCCTGCTTAACAGCTTCAGCTGGAGATCTCCTTCAACATCTCCAGTGCAGGCACAGAGTGCATGCTTGCCAGGGTCACAAATGACACCAACGTGGGGAGGGTGAAGCACCTCGAGGGCCTTGGGTGGGCGGGAggaatgggctgacaggaaccgCATGAAACTCAGCAAGGACAAATGCCAAGTCCTGCTCTGGGAAGCAGAGCACCCCCGcaacagcacaggctgggactgccaggctggggaagcagctgcagggcaaaaGTCCTGGTGGTCTGGGCAGGCAGCAAGTGGGACACAAGCTACGATGCACCCTTGCTGCAAGGAGAGCCCAGCATCACCGTGCCCTCTGTGAACAGGGGCACAGCTAGGAGGTTGAAGGCAGGGATTATCCTCCCCTCCGCTCAGCCCTTGCTAAACCACATCTAGACACCACATCTCGTTTTGGGCCTCCAGTAGAGGAAAGACCTTGACATACTGTGGTGAGTTCAGGGGCGGCCACTGAGCCGGTCGGTCTGGAGTCCCTGCCCTgtgaggagctgctgagggacCAGGGCTTGCTCAGCCTTCAGGAGAGAAGCCTGCAGACCTAACAGCAAGCTGCCAACACTGATGGGGAGCTTAGCAAGGAAACAGAGCCCGGCTCTTCACAGTGGTGCACGACAGGAGACAAGAGACCGCGTCGGTTCAAATGAGGACTTCAGGCTGGATCCGggggaaatttttttccctgtgtggGCCATCCGGTATTGCAGCAGGTTGCCGAGAGAGGTTGTGcagcctccatccttggaggttttcaagatgctACTGGATGAGGCTTGAGAGCAGCCTGCTCTGACTCCACAGCTGCCCCTGCTTCGAGCAGGGGGTGTACAGTGCCAGGACCCCCGCACCCCGGGGTCACCTGGCCAGCCTGGGCCCTCTCTTCAGCTCCACTCCCCGTCCCAGGTCACACTCGAGGCTGGATTGGGCCCCCCCAATGGCCACACAGGACCAGCTGCCTGGGTGGGAGAGACCCGCACCGGGGTCCTGAGGCCAGGTCGCGGTGATGGGAGGGCACACGCAGGCCCACTGACTGGTTGGGGTGGCCAGCCCGGGCACAGCTCCCACAGGGGACAGGGTCCTGCACCACCTGCCTCCGCGCCGCCTGGCACGGCCAGCACCAGCCCAACAACGGGCGCAGTGACAGGGCTGGCGGAGGGCCTGCTCAGCGAGGACGCAGCCACGGGCCGGCCCCAGGGCAGTGCCAGGCAGGGGACGTGGCTGCTGCGGCAGCAGTGCCAGGCGCTGCAGCACGGCCGCGGAGCCGCAGCATGGCGGTGGCAGGCAGGGAACTGCAGCCACGGGGCCcgtgggcagcagggccagcacTGCGCTGTGCCGTGCCCGGCAGAGCCAGCTGGGCACCACCACGGCCTTGTGCGATGGTGAGGGGCAGCatggggcagcaggcaggcccGGAGCGTGGCCACCACCAGCGAGATCCTCAACATTTATTATCACAACAAACCAGATGGGAGCAGGGAGGCCGGGAAGGATAAaaccagcacccagccaggcgCCCCGGCAGCCCCTCAGCTGGGAGGGTCCCCACGCCCCTTCCCGCCCGCGAGGCGCCGGAGGAAGCCAAGCAGGGCAGAGCCCTCGGGGGGGTGGCTGAGGATGGCTGGGGACACTCCAGCTCCCTTGGGGCCCCACGCCGCTGGAAGAGGCCAGCCAGGTTGAAGaagggcgcggggctggtgggggctgaGGCTGCAGCTGGTGGGGGTGGCTCGGGCAGGTTGGGCTTGGAAAGCCCTCCCTGCCCACTGGCTGGGGTGCCCAGGGAGGGCTGGTTGCAGCCCCCCACCTCGGGCAGGGCCAGCAGCGTGGGGGCTGTGTGCCACCGCAGCAGGGCCGGGGGGGCTCCGGGCAGCCGGGCAGGACTCTGCAGAGTGGGGGGGTCCCGCAgctggcgggggctgggggcatcATCCCCCCCGCGGGGTGGCCAGGCAGGGCTCGGAGATGGGGCATGGGGAGCAGATGCTGGGGCGGCTGGGCTGGGGCGTGCGTGGGAAGGGGCTGTGCCGCCCTGCATCCCCGGGCACCACGTCCCATGTGGAGCGTGTGGCGATGGAGTGACGCTTCAGCGGCTCCCGCtcccgctgctgccgccggcACTGTGCCTGCTCCCGCGCCCGGTTCTCCTGCGGGGCAGAGGTGGGTTGGGGCCGGCTGGGCGCTGGGTGGCAGAGCCGACAGCAGCCCCGGGGGTAccgggggtgtggggggcccGTACCTGCACGGCGGCGAGGAACCTGCCCGCAAAGCCGTGCAGGACAGCGCACAGCTCCTGCAGGCCGCCGGGCACCTCGTCCTCACAGAAGAAGTCGAGGGTGGTGGCTGCGGCGTGGTGCATCTGCCCCAGGGCGCCCCACGCCCCGCACAGCTCCTCCTCAGCCGTGTGCAGGAAGGGCTGCAGCTGCGGCCCCAGCCCCTCAGCGCCCAGGCTCTGGGCCCCCTCCAGCTGCCCCGCCAGCCGCCGCAGCTCCCCCTCCACCTCCGCCACCTCGATCCTGCGGAGAGGCGTGGGTTGCCTAAACCCCACTGCTCCACACCCCCCCACTGTGCCCCCCGCAGCTGGGACCCCTCCTGTCCCCCTGCTCCACCCCCAGTGGGTGCCACCCCGTGGGGCTGGGTCCCCGCTCGGCcctgggacatggggacaccctTACCTCGAAGCCGGGCCCCACATGCTGCAGCTTGTGGGGGAAGTCCAGCAGGCTCTTCTCCACCCTAGCCGCCTCCTGCAGGCGAGAGGGGCAGCAAGCCGCCTCTACCGTCCCTGGGGCACCCCCAGGGCCCTGGCAGAGCCGCCAGCTTGGGAGAGCCAGAGCTCAGGGGGATGGCAGAGGTAATCCCCCGACTGCCTGGGGGATCCAGGGGGCCAGCCCGGGGCGTGTCCCCCTGGCCAGACACGCTGCCAGGTTGCTGTTGCAGTGACTTGAACCAACACCTGCAACCAAATGGCCAGGAAGGATAAAAACGTCCTCGAAGGCACACAgggctttggggggggtgggaggggtggcAGCGGTGACCGGAGGGTCCAGACCCAGCCAAGGAGGGGGAGGGCCGTGCCAGtgctgagggcaggagggagagatggCAGCAGCGCCGGGTCCCTGCAGGCAGAAGCGCAGCTGCcactgggcagagcaggggcgGGCATGGGAAAAACTGCACTGGAGCTCATCTGCCGGGGAAAACAGCCTCCCCTGTGTGCGGGCAGGGCACGTCCCTGCTGGGGCGGCATGGCTAGCGACCTTGCACAGGATGTGGGAGCCAGATCCCCCCAGGGACATGCTGACACCCGCAGCCATGGAGCCCCAGGCCAGCAGCGGCACCGGGCTATGGGAGGCAGCGGGGACGGCTGTCGGTGGCACGCCAGCAGGAGGGAACAGGCGCACGTGGCCGGGCTGGCCCAGGGCCTTCAGTGGCCGGTGGGCAGAGGAGCTGCCGCAGAGCCCAGTGCCCCCCGGGGCAGCACGGCTCAGCCGGGCCACACTCCCTGTGCCGGCTGGCGGCTGCAGCCCAGGATGGAGCCAGGCACCTCCGTGTCAGCCgctgcccagagaagggccacaggGATGGCGGGCAGAGGACAAGGACAGGCCCTGACCATCGCAGCCACATCTGAAGCAGCCCCAAGGGCCAGGGAGAGGAGTGAGGGGGTGCACAGGGACCACCTTCCATTTAGGAACCCCATCAGGGAAAAGCCTGCTCCAGACACAGACCCAACGCTCTGCCAAGGTTGAGTCCCCCACAATaaacccagccccagccccagcagtgcgGGGAGGCCAGATGCTGTGGCCCCACCACACTCACCATGGCCACGAAGTGCAGCAGGTCCATGCCTGGCTCATTGGCCTTGGTGTCGGGCAGCTTCAGGAGTGAGGCGATGTGGAAGCCGGCAACGCTGCCGGTGTAGCCaccctgggagcagagcaggtgagtcgccacagccctgctgcagcagcaggagtgggAGGCAGGTGGCTGGCCCCCTGCGCCATGACTCACCGTGTTCAGGTGGTTGCCGGTGCTCAGGATGAGGTGGAGGATGGTGTGCAGCTCCTCGCactccagcagctctggaggCCAGCCAAGGGGTGAGtgggggcagggatggtgcccgTCCACCCCACGGTCCCAGTGCACCCCTCAGTGCCGCTCACCAACGGCAGTGTCTGTCAGGGTCtggatggagctgtgcagggtgttgagctggggaaagaaatcctccttcagcagcagcagctccaggcgCTGAGTGTAGCTGGGGGTGAGCGTGAGGGTGAGCAGGTGTGTGCGCAGGACCCCCCGGCACATGGGACCCCCATGCTGCATGGTACCCCCAGGCTCCCACCTGGGCAcctctgtcagcagcagcatgaagaACTCGGGGTcggggagctggcagaggctgcaggggaaggagtGGAGCTGGGCCAcctgtgggcagggaggggtgtcaggggggctgccgggggagccccccaccccagccctcaCCTCTGCGGCACTGGGCAGCATCCGGGAGAGCTCCAGCAGCCTCTCCAGCCCATAGGGTGCCCCGACGCCCTGCTGGATGTCCTGCACGATCTGGCGGACAGGCCTGGGGGGATGCATCAGACACGGGTGACCCCCCAGCCAGTGAGCAGCACTCTGCCCCCCGATGGGGTAACACCCCCCCGGCGGCCCGCAGAcaccctccccatccctcccagggGGTCAGACGCCAACACAACCCCTGCAGTGGGCACGTCTGCGGGACCCCGGCGGGGGAAGCAGGTACCTGCAGCGTCCCCCATGCCGGGACCCCTGGGGACAGGTCCCACCCTGGGCGGGATCGGGGAGACACGGGTGTCTCCTCCAGCCCTCCGTGTGCGGGGCCCGCACTGTCAGTCCCCTGGGGGGTGCAGGTTgccggggggggtgtgtggggtgtgACGCCCGTGGGGGGTGGGACAGAGTCCCGCGGGGGTgtccgggggggtcccgggggggcaGCTCCGCTCACCGCTTGACCTGCTTGAGGAAGACGCCGAGGGCGAGGCTCCGCTTGGGCTCCAGCAGAGcggcctgggggggggacacgacacgGGACACGAGGCGGTCAAGGCACCGCGGGGTAccccggggggaccccggcCCGGAGGGGGGGTGTGTCTCACCgcgggcggcgggcgctgcCCCGCGGGGCTCTCGGAAGAGCAGCCGGAGGCGCGGCAGGtggagcggcggcgggggcggcccgaGGGGCCCAGACCGAGCGGCGGCCGCGCACCCGCGCCGCGGGCACCGGCTCCCAGTGCAGcgcccgcagccgcccgccctgcgcggccgccggcggggagggcagcgccgggggggggcggcggcgcggggcgcccGTGGCCGagacgggacgggacggggcaggcgggacggggcggggggctcgcCGCGCCCCCTCGCTGCCCCGGTCCCGGCCCTccccggggctgcagccccagccgGAGCCGCGGCCGGGGAAGGGGAGCCCGGCACCGCTGTAGGCGCCCGGCGGCTGCCCCGCGGGACCCCCCGCGCCCGGCCGAGCCCCCGGTGCTGCCGGCGGGACTGCGGTGACAGACGGCGCCGAGACCCCCGGCAGCAGCGGAGACCCCCTCCGCCCTTGGGGAACGGCCCCCGCCGACCCCTCTCCTCTGGGGTCGCGCCCCAGCGGCCGCTACCCCGGCTGGAATGGAATTGCCCGGGCAGCCCGGTACCGATTGCCGTCGGCGTTCCGGGAAGGTGAAAACGGCTGTGAGGGATCAGAGTAGAGGCCCCAGGACCCACAGGACTGTGACGGCAAACAGCCGCAGATGCCCAGGGAGGGCTTTAGGACGAGCAGGAGCCCTCAGCgtcccctcccacccacctgAGCCAGGGCAGGGGTCCCTGCAGCACCTCCTGACGCATTTTCCCCTGCGCACTTGTCCAGCTACTTTTTCAAGCCCCGCAGCAAGGTGCCGCACAGCCGCGAtgggctctgcagcaccagctGACTGTCCAAACCCGATGATGCCTGGCCGTGTCACAAGGGTCCCTGCCTTTTTGGGGCCTGCCTCCCACCGGCTCCGGGCGGCCCCGTTCCCACCGCAGGGCAGGCCGGGCTGGAGGAGCCCCGAGCTCCCTGAGACATGCTCCTGCGCAGTCGCTGACCTGGGCAAGGCTGTGCACCAGCAGGATCAGGCACTGCGGGTCACCACTCCAGCCCCTGGCCACCACCTCCATATGCAGGGGGCCGAGGGAGCAgagcccctgcagctgggctgggtgaACGCAGGGGCTACCCTGCCGTCGGGGCACCTCTGTTGCCTCCCCAGGCCCCCTGGCTCCAGCGCCTGGAGGTCCGCAGCAGGACGAGTCTGCAGCCATCAGGGAGGGGCACCTTGCCTCGCACccaccaccagcacctccccagGCCATCCCTGTGTTCCCACTGCTGCCAGCCTCCAGCCCAGGGCGCTAGGCTCCCAGCTCTGCATACGCGAGTGACCCGAGCGATCCGTACCGTTTTATTCTGGAGTCTTACAGAAgttgggagggaagaggagggtcAGACCTTCAccaggaaaggggagggagTGTCAGATCCAGACATTAAATTACCAAGGATTAAAttagcaagaaaaaacaaactgttttgtCTCAGGAAAGTGCCCAAGTGCTGCATGTGGCCAGGGCTGGAAGCAACactcagctggagcaggaggacaGAGCGCTCACGCATGGGACGCTGGCCGAGGCCCTGGCACAGCGGCGCATGGCACACACGCCCTCAGCACACGCACACAGACATGCACATGcacctgcccagggcgcagccAGCCTTTGGTCCTTGGTTGGAGTCTCTGCGGCTCCCGGTGGCGGCCCTGGCCTACGCATCAGGGCGGGGAGAGGACCCGCGCCCGGCCAGCAGCCACCCACCCACACCACGCTAGCTGTGGCACACAGGGTCCCCAGCCCCGAGGACGGCCACACCCCGGGCGAGCATGGCTCCGGTCAGGGGATGCACAAGGGAGGATGGGCAGGCCCTGCCTTGCTATGCTGCGGGGCAGCCGGGGCAGCCCGCCCTGCATGGGGGAGTGTAGTGTGAGGCTCAGGGACAGCGCAAGAGCAGCTGCCCGGGGAACACCAGGGAACAGCCAGAAGGGGGACGGAGCCGCCCCAAAGCCAGGAGAGGGGGCAGGAGCCCCTGCTGCAGGTGGGAACCCACAggcaccctggggacagggaggggatgCAGCCATCCTGGTGCTGCCCCTCCGCAGCTTTGCCTTCATTTGGAAACGAACACTTCTGCCGCAGGGCAGGGGTATTCCTGGGCTGGGccccagggggtcccaggggaccggggggggggggggggggggggggcagggaggaagcccAGCAGTGGGGGTACAgtcccatcctgccccaggGGAAGCAGAGGGAGAGCTGTGGAGCATCCCACCCCACACCAAGGTGTGTGGTGGGGTCTGGGGCATGCAGCCCCCCAGAAAGGGAGGTGTCCGCTGCCCCACAGGGGTGCCAGAAAGCAGGGGGAGCTCCCAGCAGTTGCGCCAGGGGTCTGTGCTAAGGGAGCACAATCAGGCTGGGCAGTGCTGGACCCTGCCCCGAAGGGGAGAGGTGGgacagggcagccccagctgctccaggctcctctccccaggcaggACCAGGGTCCCGCTCgccacctcctgctccccccagACCAGGACCCCATGCCCAGCGGGCGGCCCCTAGCTGCAGCAGGGCCCCAGCCGCAccccccccttgccccacgAGCAGCTGGTCTGGCCCCATGCCAGCAGCCAGAATTCAGGTCCATGGTGCCCCCAGCCAGAGCTGGCAGGGGGTGGCGGGGGCGGCTCACTGCTCCTCCAGCCAAGAGGGCTTCTCAGCACCAGGGGTCTTCAGCTTGATGTTGAACTGCTTGAGGGTCTGCTCCAACTGCTGCTGGTTCCCAGCGAAGTAGGCAGAGATAGCGTTGTGGAAGAGTAGTAGCTGCTTGTGCATCACCTTGATCTGGGAAGAGCATGAGGGGTCAGCTCGCAGCGAGGCGGCCCTGCCACCCAGCAGCCAgagaaggggcagggagctgggatgTGACCCCCGCCTTGCACAGGGAGGGGTGGTcagagctgctgccaccagctcACAAAGGCTGGCCCTGAAAGCCATAAGAAGGCCCCACAGCAGAAGCCACGATGGCGAGAGGCAGGCAGAGACGGACACTCCCATGCCCTTCTGCTCTGGTCCCCTCACAGCTGCCGCCCACCCAAGGACTGACCTCAGCAGGGGGCTGCAAGGCAGCACGGCTGAGGGACAAAACGAGCACGCAGCAgacccccgccccgcagccccttcccagccccacgTGCCTTCCCACCTTGTTCTCCTCCAAGAACTTGAGCTTGATGGCCACATCAGCACGCAGCTTTTCGTACTTGTCCTTGTGGCTCTGGAACTGGCTCTGGGCTGCATCCAGCCGGCACAGGGTGCTGGCATCCCGAGGGCCCATGCTCAGCTCCTCCAGGTCTGTGCGGTACGCATCGTActccagcctgtgcagggaCAGCTTGTGTCAGAGCTGCACCACGGCCCCGCAATTCCCCCCAGGATGCCCGACACTACCCCAGCCTGTGGGCCACACCGACATTCTACCTGGCTGTCTCGTACTGCTTGACCGTCATGAGCGTGTCCTCCATGGTCTTGTTTACCAGCGTGTTGATGCTGGAGACAAAGAAGTTGACAGCCCCCAGTAGTGTTTCTCCATTCTTGCAGAGCAGTTTCTGCGTTTCTGCGTTGTAACCAAACTCCTCCTGGGAGAGGAGGAGTCATCAGGGTCCGTACCAGCGAGGCCCACTCTCTCCTCCCATGCCCCCAGAGTCAGCCTGGCCCTGGGTGCTCCAAGGAGGTGCTGCGACACAGCCCTTCACactctcccctgccccacagccttcACCGAGCACTCTCATCCCCAACCTCCTCTTGCTTCTTCTCATGCAGAGAGCTGCCCCCCACTGTGGCACAGCCCGAGGCTGATTTGGGTCTCTGAGTCTCCTCCCCAGGCACAAGGAGCACAGGAGAGGCAAGGCACGTGCCACCTCCCCAGCAGGCATACCTGCAGCTCCGGAGACTTCTGGCTGAGGTCAGCAAAGGCATCCCCTAGGGCGTGCTGTGTCTGCACCAGGCTGTAGAAGTGGTTGGTGAAAGCCCGTGCAAGCTGCAGCACACACTCGTACTTGCGCTTTGTCTCCCGGAGCAGCTCAATCTGTGTCTCCAGCTCCAGGTCCACAGTGCGTGAGCCCCGGCCAAACCGCTCCGAGATCAGCTGCTTGGTACACTGCGGGGCGAGGGAGGATGGCGTCAGGAGGCCCTGGGTCCCTGGCCGATGGGGAGGAAGTGCTCCTTGCTGCTGCGGTagtggggagctgcagagccATCCCCACAAGTTCTGTGGGGAGATCTCAGGACATGTCCTCCACCTCCCACTGCTCCTTCACTCCTAGTGCAGGGGCAGCTTGACCCTCAGCCTGCTTCAAGCACCAGCAGTGAGCCGGGCCATGCTGACGgtcatagaatgccctgagtgggaagggacccacaaggaccatcaaatccaactcctgtccctgcacaggacaaccctaAATTCACACCAcgtctctgagggccttgtccaagtgcttcttgaacatcACTAGGCTTAGTGccatgatgcctccctggggagcctgttccagtgctccaccaccccctgggggaagaaacttttcctaatacccaacctaaccctcccctggtatatcttcctgccattccctcagtTCCCTGGAAGCAGCTCACCTTGTACGTGTTGATACCCCATTTCTTGACAATGTCAAACTTCTCCACGGCGATGCCACGGACAACCTCCTCTCCTCCGAcggctgggctggggtggggctggTGCAGCCCAGAGCCTGGAACAGACACAGCCCCACACGGCATTGGctcagcagggcagcagcacctgCCAGGGCACAGCCCAGGCTGCTCACCCAAAAGCAATG encodes the following:
- the ARFIP2 gene encoding arfaptin-2 isoform X1, with the protein product MSDGIMSKAATMEIPISSNGDTGSLPEDDGLEQDLQQVMVSGPNLNETSIVSGGYGGTAEGIIPTNTIKGSGLHQPHPSPAVGGEEVVRGIAVEKFDIVKKWGINTYKCTKQLISERFGRGSRTVDLELETQIELLRETKRKYECVLQLARAFTNHFYSLVQTQHALGDAFADLSQKSPELQEEFGYNAETQKLLCKNGETLLGAVNFFVSSINTLVNKTMEDTLMTVKQYETARLEYDAYRTDLEELSMGPRDASTLCRLDAAQSQFQSHKDKYEKLRADVAIKLKFLEENKIKVMHKQLLLFHNAISAYFAGNQQQLEQTLKQFNIKLKTPGAEKPSWLEEQ
- the LOC135313473 gene encoding FH2 domain-containing protein 1-like: MEVVARGWSGDPQCLILLVHSLAQSCGSWGLYSDPSQPFSPSRNADGNRPGEGRDRGSEGARRAPRPVPPAPSRPVSATGAPRRRPPPALPSPPAAAQGGRLRALHWEPVPAARVRGRRSAALLEPKRSLALGVFLKQVKRPVRQIVQDIQQGVGAPYGLERLLELSRMLPSAAELNTLHSSIQTLTDTAVELLECEELHTILHLILSTGNHLNTGGYTGSVAGFHIASLLKLPDTKANEPGMDLLHFVAMVSVVGPQHLASPHCWGWGWVYCGGLNLGRALGLCLEQAFP
- the ARFIP2 gene encoding arfaptin-2 isoform X2 produces the protein MSDGIMSKAATMEIPISSNGDTGSLPEDDGLEQDLQQVMVSGPNLNETSIVSGGYGGTAEGIIPTNTIKAPPFPGCLVQPHPPRGPSVSPSASAASRMANQAGASAGSGLHQPHPSPAVGGEEVVRGIAVEKFDIVKKWGINTYKCTKQLISERFGRGSRTVDLELETQIELLRETKRKYECVLQLARAFTNHFYSLVQTQHALGDAFADLSQKSPELQEEFGYNAETQKLLCKNGETLLGAVNFFVSSINTLVNKTMEDTLMTVKQYETARLEYDAYRTDLEELSMGPRDASTLCRLDAAQSQFQSHKDKYEKLRADVAIKLKFLEENKIKVMHKQLLLFHNAISAYFAGNQQQLEQTLKQFNIKLKTPGAEKPSWLEEQ